The region TTCGGCGCGCCAAACGATTATTTTCATTTCCGAAGATTGCTCAGGGATTATTGCCGCAAATTCAAGCTCAGTTTATATCATTGGGCGATCATGCCCACGCATTACCATCTTCTTCTTGAGATCGATAATCCAGCGCAGATATCACGGTTCATGGCCGGGTTAAACCGGGCATATACACATTATCACCATAAAGTTTATTCGAGTTCAGGTTTTCTCTGGGGAGGAAGGTTTAAATCGCAAGCGATCCAAAAGGAACGTTATCTTGTGGCCTGCGGAAGATATATCGAACGTAATCCGGTCAGAGCCGAGTTTGTGAATAACGCGCAAGATTATTTACACAGCAGCGCGGGGTTTTATTGCACTGGCGCGGCGGATGAGCTAACCACTGAAGATACTTTTTATACGGAACTCGGTAATGATCCGGAAACGAAACGAATAGCCTATACAGAGTTCCTGCGGGATTTCAATGCGGATGAAGAAGAATTATTCGCCAACCTTGAAGATCCCCTTGGCGATATAAATTT is a window of Candidatus Omnitrophota bacterium DNA encoding:
- a CDS encoding transposase translates to MPAYARKHQLSNAVIYHVFNRSLNKKVIFGAPNDYFHFRRLLRDYCRKFKLSLYHWAIMPTHYHLLLEIDNPAQISRFMAGLNRAYTHYHHKVYSSSGFLWGGRFKSQAIQKERYLVACGRYIERNPVRAEFVNNAQDYLHSSAGFYCTGAADELTTEDTFYTELGNDPETKRIAYTEFLRDFNADEEELFANLEDPLGDINFITRLRKQNGRFMPRNEGRPQKHLFVNAYTGSS